A genomic region of Macaca thibetana thibetana isolate TM-01 chromosome 14, ASM2454274v1, whole genome shotgun sequence contains the following coding sequences:
- the SLC39A13 gene encoding zinc transporter ZIP13 isoform X1 translates to MPGCPCPGCGMAGPRLLFLTALALELLGRAGGSQPALRSRGTATACRLDNKESESWGALLSGERLDTWICSLLGSLMVGLSGVFPLLVIPLEMGTMLRSEAGAWRLKQLLSFALGGLLGNVFLHLLPEAWAYTCSAGPGGEGQSLQQQQQLGLWVIAGILTFLALEKMFLDSKAERTSQAPNKDPTAAAAALNGGHCLAQPAAEPGLGAVVRSIKVSGYLNLLANTIDNFTHGLAVAASFLVSKKIGLLTTMAILLHEIPHEVGDFAILLRAGFDRWSAAKLQLSTALGGLLGAGFAICTQSPKGVEETAAWVLPFTSGGFLYIALVNVLPDLLEEEDPWRSLQQLLLLCAGIVVMVLFSIFVD, encoded by the exons ATGCCTGGATGTCCCTGCCCTGGCTGTGGCATGGCGGGCCCAAGGCTCCTCTTCCTCACCGCCCTTGCCCTGGAGCTCTTGGGAAGGGCTGGGGGTTCCCAGCCGGCCCTCCGGAGCCGGGGGACTGCGACGGCCTGCCGCCTGGACAACAAGGAAAGCGAGTCCTGGGGGGCTCTGCTGAGCGGAGAGCGGCTGGACACCTGGATCTGCTCCCTCCTGGGTTCCCTCATGGTGGGGCTCAGTGGGGTCTTCCCGTTGCTCGTCATTCCCCTAGAGATGGGGACCATGCTGCGCTCAGAAG CTGGGGCCTGGCGCCTGAAGCAGCTGCTCAGCTTCGCCCTGGGGGGACTCTTGGGCAATGTGTTTCTGCACCTGCTGCCCGAAGCCTGGGCCTACACGTGCAGCGCCGGCCCTG GTGGTGAGGGGCAgagcctgcagcagcagcagcagctggggctATGGGTCATTGCTGGCATCCTGACCTTCCTGGCGTTGGAGAAGATGTTCCTGGACAGCAAGGCGGAGAGGACCAGCCAG GCCCCCAACAAAGACCCCACTGCTGCTGCCGCTGCGCTCAATGGAGGCCACTGTCTGGCCCAGCCGGCCGCAGAGCCCGGCCTCGGTGCCGTGGTCCGGAGCATCAAA gTCAGCGGCTACCTCAACCTGCTGGCCAACACCATCGACAACTTCACCCATGGGCTGGCTGTGGCTGCCAGCTTCCTTGTGAGCAAGAAG ATCGGGCTCCTGACAACCATGGCCATCCTCCTGCACGAGATCCCCCATGAG GTGGGCGACTTTGCCATCCTGCTCCGGGCTGGCTTTGACCGATGGAGCGCAGCCAAGCTGCAACTCTCGACAGCGCTGGGGGGCCTGCTGGGCGCCGGCTTTGCCATCTGTACCCAGTCCCCCAAGGGAGTAG AGGAGACGGCAGCCTGGGTCCTGCCCTTCACCTCTGGAGGCTTTCTCTACATCGCCTTGGTGAACGTGCTCCCTGACCTCTTGGAAGAAGAGGACCCGTG GCGCTCCCTGCAGCAGCTGCTTCTGCTCTGTGCGGGCATTGTGGTGATGGTGCTGTTCTCGATCTTCGTGGATTAA
- the PSMC3 gene encoding 26S proteasome regulatory subunit 6A isoform X1: MNLLPNLESPVTRQEKMATVWDEAEQDGIGEEVLKMSTEEIIQRTRLLDSEIKIMKSEVLRVTHELQAMKDKIKENSEKIKVNKTLPYLVSNVIELLDVDPNDQEEDGANIDLDSQRKGKCAVIKTSTRQTYFLPVIGLVDAEKLKPGDLVGVNKDSYLILETLPTEYDSRVKAMEVDERPTEQYSDIGGLDKQIQELVEAIVLPMNHKEKFENLGIQPPKGVLMYGPPGTGKTLLARACAAQTKATFLKLAGPQLVQMFIGDGAKLVRDAFALAKEKAPSIIFIDELDAIGTKRFDSEKAGDREVQRTMLELLNQLDGFQPNTQVKVIAATNRVDILDPALLRSGRLDRKIEFPMPNEEARARIMQIHSRKMNVSPDVNYEELARCTDDFNGAQCKAVCVEAGMIALRRGATELTHEDYMEGILEVQAKKKANLQYYA; encoded by the exons ATGAATCTGCTGCCGAATCTCGAGAGTCCAGTGACTCGGCAGGAGAAGATGGCGACCGTGTGGgatgaggccgag cAAGATGGAATTGGGGAGGAGGTGCTCAAGATGTCCACGGAGGAGATCATCCAGCGCACACGGCTGCTGGACAGTGAGATCAAG ATCATGAAGAGTGAAGTGTTGAGAGTCACCCATGAACTCCAAGCCATGAAGGACAAGATCAAAGAGAACAGTGAGAAAATCAAAGTGAACAAGACCCTGCCGTACCTTGTCTCCAACGTCATcgag CTCCTAGATGTTGATCCTAATGACCAAGAGGAGGATGGTGCCAATATTGACCTGGACTCCCAGAGGAAGGGCAAGTGTGCTGTGATCAAAACCTCTACACGACAG ACGTACTTCCTTCCTGTGATTGGGTTGGTGGATGCTGAAAAGCTAAAGCCAGGAGACCTGGTG GGTGTGAACAAAGACTCCTATCTGATCCTGGAGACGCTGCCCACAGAGTACGACTCGCGGGTGAAGGCCATGGAAGTGGACGAGAGGCCCACGGAGCAATACAGTGACATTGGGGGCTTGGACAAGCAGATCCAAGAG CTGGTGGAGGCCATTGTCTTGCCAATGAATCACAAGGAGAAGTTTGAGAACTTGGGGATCCAACCTCCTAAAGGGGTGCTGATGTATGGGCCTCCAGGGACAGGGAAGACCCTCCTGGCCCGGGCCTGTGCCGCACAGACTAAG GCCACCTTCCTAAAGCTGGCTGGCCCCCAGCTGGTGCAGATGTTCATTGGAGACGGTGCCAAGCTAGTCCGGGACGCCTTTGCCCTGGCCAAGGAGAAAGCGCCCTCGATCATCTTCATTGATGAGTTGGATGCCATCGGCACCAAGCG CTTTGACAGTGAGAAGGCTGGGGACCGGGAGGTGCAGAGGACAATGCTGGAGCTTCTGAACCAGCTGGATGGCTTCCAGCCCAACACCCAAGTTAAG GTAATTGCAGCCACAAACAGGGTGGACATTCTGGACCCCGCCCTGCTCCGCTCGGGGCGCCTGGACCGCAAGATCGAGTTCCCAATGCCCAATGAGGAGGCCCGAGCCAGAATCATGCAGATCCACTCCCGAAAGATGAACGTCAG TCCTGACGTGAACTATGAGGAGCTGGCCCGCTGCACAGATGACTTCAACGGGGCCCAGTGCaaggctgtgtgtgtggaggCG GGCATGATCGCACTGCGCAGGGGTGCCACGGAGCTCACCCACGAGGACTACATGGAAGGCATCCTGGAGGTGCAGGCCAAGAAGAAAGCCAACCTGCAGTACTACGCCTAG
- the SLC39A13 gene encoding zinc transporter ZIP13 isoform X3: protein MPGCPCPGCGMAGPRLLFLTALALELLGRAGGSQPALRSRGTATACRLDNKESESWGALLSGERLDTWICSLLGSLMVGLSGVFPLLVIPLEMGTMLRSEAGAWRLKQLLSFALGGLLGNVFLHLLPEAWAYTCSAGPGGEGQSLQQQQQLGLWVIAGILTFLALEKMFLDSKAERTSQAPNKDPTAAAAALNGGHCLAQPAAEPGLGAVVRSIKVSGYLNLLANTIDNFTHGLAVAASFLVSKKIGLLTTMAILLHEIPHEVGDFAILLRAGFDRWSAAKLQLSTALGGLLGAGFAICTQSPKGRRRQPGSCPSPLEAFSTSPW from the exons ATGCCTGGATGTCCCTGCCCTGGCTGTGGCATGGCGGGCCCAAGGCTCCTCTTCCTCACCGCCCTTGCCCTGGAGCTCTTGGGAAGGGCTGGGGGTTCCCAGCCGGCCCTCCGGAGCCGGGGGACTGCGACGGCCTGCCGCCTGGACAACAAGGAAAGCGAGTCCTGGGGGGCTCTGCTGAGCGGAGAGCGGCTGGACACCTGGATCTGCTCCCTCCTGGGTTCCCTCATGGTGGGGCTCAGTGGGGTCTTCCCGTTGCTCGTCATTCCCCTAGAGATGGGGACCATGCTGCGCTCAGAAG CTGGGGCCTGGCGCCTGAAGCAGCTGCTCAGCTTCGCCCTGGGGGGACTCTTGGGCAATGTGTTTCTGCACCTGCTGCCCGAAGCCTGGGCCTACACGTGCAGCGCCGGCCCTG GTGGTGAGGGGCAgagcctgcagcagcagcagcagctggggctATGGGTCATTGCTGGCATCCTGACCTTCCTGGCGTTGGAGAAGATGTTCCTGGACAGCAAGGCGGAGAGGACCAGCCAG GCCCCCAACAAAGACCCCACTGCTGCTGCCGCTGCGCTCAATGGAGGCCACTGTCTGGCCCAGCCGGCCGCAGAGCCCGGCCTCGGTGCCGTGGTCCGGAGCATCAAA gTCAGCGGCTACCTCAACCTGCTGGCCAACACCATCGACAACTTCACCCATGGGCTGGCTGTGGCTGCCAGCTTCCTTGTGAGCAAGAAG ATCGGGCTCCTGACAACCATGGCCATCCTCCTGCACGAGATCCCCCATGAG GTGGGCGACTTTGCCATCCTGCTCCGGGCTGGCTTTGACCGATGGAGCGCAGCCAAGCTGCAACTCTCGACAGCGCTGGGGGGCCTGCTGGGCGCCGGCTTTGCCATCTGTACCCAGTCCCCCAAGGGA AGGAGACGGCAGCCTGGGTCCTGCCCTTCACCTCTGGAGGCTTTCTCTACATCGCCTTGGTGA
- the PSMC3 gene encoding 26S proteasome regulatory subunit 6A isoform X3, whose amino-acid sequence MSTEEIIQRTRLLDSEIKIMKSEVLRVTHELQAMKDKIKENSEKIKVNKTLPYLVSNVIELLDVDPNDQEEDGANIDLDSQRKGKCAVIKTSTRQTYFLPVIGLVDAEKLKPGDLVGVNKDSYLILETLPTEYDSRVKAMEVDERPTEQYSDIGGLDKQIQELVEAIVLPMNHKEKFENLGIQPPKGVLMYGPPGTGKTLLARACAAQTKATFLKLAGPQLVQMFIGDGAKLVRDAFALAKEKAPSIIFIDELDAIGTKRFDSEKAGDREVQRTMLELLNQLDGFQPNTQVKVIAATNRVDILDPALLRSGRLDRKIEFPMPNEEARARIMQIHSRKMNVSPDVNYEELARCTDDFNGAQCKAVCVEAGMIALRRGATELTHEDYMEGILEVQAKKKANLQYYA is encoded by the exons ATGTCCACGGAGGAGATCATCCAGCGCACACGGCTGCTGGACAGTGAGATCAAG ATCATGAAGAGTGAAGTGTTGAGAGTCACCCATGAACTCCAAGCCATGAAGGACAAGATCAAAGAGAACAGTGAGAAAATCAAAGTGAACAAGACCCTGCCGTACCTTGTCTCCAACGTCATcgag CTCCTAGATGTTGATCCTAATGACCAAGAGGAGGATGGTGCCAATATTGACCTGGACTCCCAGAGGAAGGGCAAGTGTGCTGTGATCAAAACCTCTACACGACAG ACGTACTTCCTTCCTGTGATTGGGTTGGTGGATGCTGAAAAGCTAAAGCCAGGAGACCTGGTG GGTGTGAACAAAGACTCCTATCTGATCCTGGAGACGCTGCCCACAGAGTACGACTCGCGGGTGAAGGCCATGGAAGTGGACGAGAGGCCCACGGAGCAATACAGTGACATTGGGGGCTTGGACAAGCAGATCCAAGAG CTGGTGGAGGCCATTGTCTTGCCAATGAATCACAAGGAGAAGTTTGAGAACTTGGGGATCCAACCTCCTAAAGGGGTGCTGATGTATGGGCCTCCAGGGACAGGGAAGACCCTCCTGGCCCGGGCCTGTGCCGCACAGACTAAG GCCACCTTCCTAAAGCTGGCTGGCCCCCAGCTGGTGCAGATGTTCATTGGAGACGGTGCCAAGCTAGTCCGGGACGCCTTTGCCCTGGCCAAGGAGAAAGCGCCCTCGATCATCTTCATTGATGAGTTGGATGCCATCGGCACCAAGCG CTTTGACAGTGAGAAGGCTGGGGACCGGGAGGTGCAGAGGACAATGCTGGAGCTTCTGAACCAGCTGGATGGCTTCCAGCCCAACACCCAAGTTAAG GTAATTGCAGCCACAAACAGGGTGGACATTCTGGACCCCGCCCTGCTCCGCTCGGGGCGCCTGGACCGCAAGATCGAGTTCCCAATGCCCAATGAGGAGGCCCGAGCCAGAATCATGCAGATCCACTCCCGAAAGATGAACGTCAG TCCTGACGTGAACTATGAGGAGCTGGCCCGCTGCACAGATGACTTCAACGGGGCCCAGTGCaaggctgtgtgtgtggaggCG GGCATGATCGCACTGCGCAGGGGTGCCACGGAGCTCACCCACGAGGACTACATGGAAGGCATCCTGGAGGTGCAGGCCAAGAAGAAAGCCAACCTGCAGTACTACGCCTAG
- the SLC39A13 gene encoding zinc transporter ZIP13 isoform X2 — protein MPGCPCPGCGMAGPRLLFLTALALELLGRAGGSQPALRSRGTATACRLDNKESESWGALLSGERLDTWICSLLGSLMVGLSGVFPLLVIPLEMGTMLRSEAGAWRLKQLLSFALGGLLGNVFLHLLPEAWAYTCSAGPGGEGQSLQQQQQLGLWVIAGILTFLALEKMFLDSKAERTSQVSGYLNLLANTIDNFTHGLAVAASFLVSKKIGLLTTMAILLHEIPHEVGDFAILLRAGFDRWSAAKLQLSTALGGLLGAGFAICTQSPKGVEETAAWVLPFTSGGFLYIALVNVLPDLLEEEDPWRSLQQLLLLCAGIVVMVLFSIFVD, from the exons ATGCCTGGATGTCCCTGCCCTGGCTGTGGCATGGCGGGCCCAAGGCTCCTCTTCCTCACCGCCCTTGCCCTGGAGCTCTTGGGAAGGGCTGGGGGTTCCCAGCCGGCCCTCCGGAGCCGGGGGACTGCGACGGCCTGCCGCCTGGACAACAAGGAAAGCGAGTCCTGGGGGGCTCTGCTGAGCGGAGAGCGGCTGGACACCTGGATCTGCTCCCTCCTGGGTTCCCTCATGGTGGGGCTCAGTGGGGTCTTCCCGTTGCTCGTCATTCCCCTAGAGATGGGGACCATGCTGCGCTCAGAAG CTGGGGCCTGGCGCCTGAAGCAGCTGCTCAGCTTCGCCCTGGGGGGACTCTTGGGCAATGTGTTTCTGCACCTGCTGCCCGAAGCCTGGGCCTACACGTGCAGCGCCGGCCCTG GTGGTGAGGGGCAgagcctgcagcagcagcagcagctggggctATGGGTCATTGCTGGCATCCTGACCTTCCTGGCGTTGGAGAAGATGTTCCTGGACAGCAAGGCGGAGAGGACCAGCCAG gTCAGCGGCTACCTCAACCTGCTGGCCAACACCATCGACAACTTCACCCATGGGCTGGCTGTGGCTGCCAGCTTCCTTGTGAGCAAGAAG ATCGGGCTCCTGACAACCATGGCCATCCTCCTGCACGAGATCCCCCATGAG GTGGGCGACTTTGCCATCCTGCTCCGGGCTGGCTTTGACCGATGGAGCGCAGCCAAGCTGCAACTCTCGACAGCGCTGGGGGGCCTGCTGGGCGCCGGCTTTGCCATCTGTACCCAGTCCCCCAAGGGAGTAG AGGAGACGGCAGCCTGGGTCCTGCCCTTCACCTCTGGAGGCTTTCTCTACATCGCCTTGGTGAACGTGCTCCCTGACCTCTTGGAAGAAGAGGACCCGTG GCGCTCCCTGCAGCAGCTGCTTCTGCTCTGTGCGGGCATTGTGGTGATGGTGCTGTTCTCGATCTTCGTGGATTAA
- the PSMC3 gene encoding 26S proteasome regulatory subunit 6A isoform X2, whose translation MATVWDEAEQDGIGEEVLKMSTEEIIQRTRLLDSEIKIMKSEVLRVTHELQAMKDKIKENSEKIKVNKTLPYLVSNVIELLDVDPNDQEEDGANIDLDSQRKGKCAVIKTSTRQTYFLPVIGLVDAEKLKPGDLVGVNKDSYLILETLPTEYDSRVKAMEVDERPTEQYSDIGGLDKQIQELVEAIVLPMNHKEKFENLGIQPPKGVLMYGPPGTGKTLLARACAAQTKATFLKLAGPQLVQMFIGDGAKLVRDAFALAKEKAPSIIFIDELDAIGTKRFDSEKAGDREVQRTMLELLNQLDGFQPNTQVKVIAATNRVDILDPALLRSGRLDRKIEFPMPNEEARARIMQIHSRKMNVSPDVNYEELARCTDDFNGAQCKAVCVEAGMIALRRGATELTHEDYMEGILEVQAKKKANLQYYA comes from the exons ATGGCGACCGTGTGGgatgaggccgag cAAGATGGAATTGGGGAGGAGGTGCTCAAGATGTCCACGGAGGAGATCATCCAGCGCACACGGCTGCTGGACAGTGAGATCAAG ATCATGAAGAGTGAAGTGTTGAGAGTCACCCATGAACTCCAAGCCATGAAGGACAAGATCAAAGAGAACAGTGAGAAAATCAAAGTGAACAAGACCCTGCCGTACCTTGTCTCCAACGTCATcgag CTCCTAGATGTTGATCCTAATGACCAAGAGGAGGATGGTGCCAATATTGACCTGGACTCCCAGAGGAAGGGCAAGTGTGCTGTGATCAAAACCTCTACACGACAG ACGTACTTCCTTCCTGTGATTGGGTTGGTGGATGCTGAAAAGCTAAAGCCAGGAGACCTGGTG GGTGTGAACAAAGACTCCTATCTGATCCTGGAGACGCTGCCCACAGAGTACGACTCGCGGGTGAAGGCCATGGAAGTGGACGAGAGGCCCACGGAGCAATACAGTGACATTGGGGGCTTGGACAAGCAGATCCAAGAG CTGGTGGAGGCCATTGTCTTGCCAATGAATCACAAGGAGAAGTTTGAGAACTTGGGGATCCAACCTCCTAAAGGGGTGCTGATGTATGGGCCTCCAGGGACAGGGAAGACCCTCCTGGCCCGGGCCTGTGCCGCACAGACTAAG GCCACCTTCCTAAAGCTGGCTGGCCCCCAGCTGGTGCAGATGTTCATTGGAGACGGTGCCAAGCTAGTCCGGGACGCCTTTGCCCTGGCCAAGGAGAAAGCGCCCTCGATCATCTTCATTGATGAGTTGGATGCCATCGGCACCAAGCG CTTTGACAGTGAGAAGGCTGGGGACCGGGAGGTGCAGAGGACAATGCTGGAGCTTCTGAACCAGCTGGATGGCTTCCAGCCCAACACCCAAGTTAAG GTAATTGCAGCCACAAACAGGGTGGACATTCTGGACCCCGCCCTGCTCCGCTCGGGGCGCCTGGACCGCAAGATCGAGTTCCCAATGCCCAATGAGGAGGCCCGAGCCAGAATCATGCAGATCCACTCCCGAAAGATGAACGTCAG TCCTGACGTGAACTATGAGGAGCTGGCCCGCTGCACAGATGACTTCAACGGGGCCCAGTGCaaggctgtgtgtgtggaggCG GGCATGATCGCACTGCGCAGGGGTGCCACGGAGCTCACCCACGAGGACTACATGGAAGGCATCCTGGAGGTGCAGGCCAAGAAGAAAGCCAACCTGCAGTACTACGCCTAG